The genomic region CAGACAGCCGCCAAATCGCCTTCTTGCAGGTGGACGAAAGCCCGGTGCCCGAGGTGACCCGTAACGAGATTTACGCCGAGCGTATCGAGCTTATCCAGCAGCGCTACCCGGCGGCGGGCGATGCCAATGTCAGGGTGAAGCTGGGCGTGCTCAGCGTAGAGAGCGGCAGCGTGACCTGGCTTGACCTTGGCAGTGATGAGGACATCTACATAGCCCGGGTCGATTGGAGCCAGGACCCCAACCTGCTGACCTACCAGTGGCAAAACCGCAACCAGCAGCGTCTTGAGTTACGCGGTGTTGACCTTGCCACCGGCCACACCCGGTTGCTGCTGGCCGAGAGCGCCGACACCTGGGTGAACCTTCACGACGATCTGCGCTTTCTAAAAGCCGACAACAGCCTGCTGTGGGCGTCTGAGCGCAGCGGCTTTAAGCACCTTTATCACCTAAAAGACGGCGAGCTGGCCCCGCTCACTCAAGGGCAATGGCAGCTCGATGCCGTGAAGGTGGTGGACGAAGCCAGTGGCTGGGTGTACTTCAGCGGCTGGCTTAGCGACCCCAAAGAGCGCCAGCTTTATCGCGCTCGCCTCGATGGCAGCAGCGCCAGCCCCGAGCTTGTCTCCAAAGAGGCCGGCTGGCATGAGGTCACCTTCAGCCCGGATGCCGGCCATTACCTGGACTTGTACTCGCGTTTTGACCAGCCGCCCCAGGTTGCCCTTCATGACGCCAGCGGGCAGCGCCTGGCGTACCTGGTGGAAAACCGCCTCGATGAGCGTCACCCCTTGAGCCCTTATCTGGGCCAGTGGACGGCGCCGCAATACGGCACCTTGGCGGCCGAAGACGGCCAAACTCTCCATTATCAGGTGTTCAAGCCGTCCACGCCGATGCCGCCAAAGGGCTATCCGGCCATAGTGCGGGTTTATGGCGGCCCCCATGCGCAGCTGGTGGTCAACGCCTGGAGCGAGGCCAACCTCTGGACCCAATACATGGTGCAGCGCGGTTATGTGGTGTTCCAATTGGATAACCGCGGCAGCTTCAACCGTGGCAAGGCCTTTGAAGATGCCATTTACCAGCAACTGGCGGTGGCCGAGCTTGCTGACCAAGTACAAGGCGCCCAGTGGCTCAAAGCCCAAGATTTTGTTGATGGCAGCCGGGTGGGCATCTATGGCCACAGCTACGGCGGATTCATGACCTTAATGGCGATGTTCCGCTCAGGCCATACCTTTGCCGCCGGGGTGTCCGGGGCGCCGGTAACCGACTGGTACCTCTACGACAGCCACTATACCGAGCGTTACCTCAATACCCCCCAGGCCAATGGCGCTGGCTACGAGCGCTCGGCGGTATTTCCCTACACCCAAGGTCTTGCTGGGGAGCTGCTTATCTACCACGGCATGGCCGACGACAACGTGCTGTTCAGCAACACCACCAAGCTGGCCAACCAGTTGCAGCAGCAGGGCAAACTCTTTGAACTGATGGCCTATCCTGGCGCCAAGCATTCCCTCTATGGCCGGGAAACCCGCATCCACATGTATAAAACCATCAGCCACTTCTTTGACCGCACCTTGGGGCGCGGCCTTATCAGCGCCCCCAACCTCTGACCCAAAGGCCGCCTCGCGCGGCCTTTTTTGTCGCTATCTTTTTGATCCTTCCCGGTTTAGGCGCCCGAACTGTGGCCCAGATCATGCTCTCATGGCTGTTATAAAAATAAATATATTATACGGTATACGTAAATGCCTGGGCTTTACGACACCAAGAGGGTGGGATGGACAGACGACACTTTTTGCAATCCATGGCGGCCGCAACCGCCGCGTTGGCGGTGATGGATGCCAAGGCCACCCCAGCGCCACTGTGGGCGGCGGTGAAAACGGCGCCCCTGGCGGATGTCGATTTAAGCGGGTACAGCCTGGTTTGCCATTTTGACGAGCAAGGCAAGCGCTGGGCCGTCTATGAAGACTGGCAGCGCCAGGATGGCGCCCTGGTCTTTAGCCAAGGCCAGCAGGCGCTAGTGCTGACCAAAAGGCTGGAGGCCACCTTTGCCGGCGATACCCCGCCTTACCTTGGCATGGCGCTTTCCAAAGTTGCCCTCAGCGACGCCGACCTGCTGGCCGATGCCCTGCTGGCCAACGGCGAGCCTGATGAAACCGCCGTGCGCACTGTCGCGCCGCCGCTCGCCTCCAAGCTCAACCCGGCCGATTACGGCGGACGCCTGCCCTGGAACAGCTTTGTGGGCACCCGCCAGTGTAACGACACCATGATGGTCTACCCCAATGGACGCACCCGTACTTATCACCCGCGCCAAGTGCTTAAAGGCGCAGGCTCGGATGAACTGGCCGCCAAGCGCTTTGAAGGGCTGGTAGGGGGCTGGATGCCGGCGGTACATAAGGTGGTCCCCTTGGGGGACGGCCGCTACTACGAGCTGTTGGTGTTTGCCGATGTGGACGCCACCGACACCTTTATTGCCCAAACCTGGCACCGCTCGGCGCTGATGGAAAAAGGCAAGGTACTGGAGGTGCATTACGCCCATAGCTACCCCGCCTATCCGCCGCGCCGCGAGCCGCCGCCGGCCGCCGATTTCTACCGGGCACTGCTGCGTTTTGCCGGCTACTGGCAGCAGCAATTGGCCGACATGGCACCCTGCCAACTGCCGGACCCCAGCTGGAGCGACATGGCCCGCTTTGCCTTTGCCCGCGAACTGGTAGTGCGCCCCGGTGGCACCTACCCCAAATACGGCGCCGTTGACCGCGACTACTACGGCCCCGAGTACGACGGCTTCCAAGACACCTTCACCAGCTCGCTCTATGCCAACCTCGAATGGGGCCGCTTTGCGCAAGCCAGTGCGGTGCTGGACCAATACTTCAGCGACTTTGTCTATGAGGACGGCATGATCAACATGCGCGGCCCCGAGACCGGCCAGTTCGGCCTGACCCTGTCGCTGCTGGCCCGTTATTTTCAGCTCACCGGCGACAAAGCCCTGCTGCAAAAGCACCGAGGCAAGATTGCGGCCACCGCCGCATTGCTGCTTGAGCTGCACGACGCCGCCCTGGCATTACCTAAAACGGCGCCGGGCTATGGCCTTATCCATGGCTGGAACGAGTCGGATGCCTGCCTGTTTGAAGACCCGTCCATTTGGTGGAAGCCCTATTACGCCAACAGCGCCATGACCGTCCGTGGCCTGGTGGATATCGCCGCCATCTGGCCACAGCTGGGGGGCGAGCCGGCACTGGCAGCGCGCTGGCGCCAGCGGGCCGCCACCTTAAAGGCCCGCCTTGAAACCAGTATCAGGGCCAATATCCGCCACGACATGAGCCCGCCCTATATCGGCCCGCTACCTGGGGTAGCGCTCACCTTCCGCCAGGCCCTTGCCCAGCAGCAACCCAGCGAGCAAGGCTGGCCGCACCGGGTCTATGCCGAGCTGCTGCACGCCGACGTGTTACCGGCGGATCTGGCCAACCTGGTGATCGATTGCATGCGCGCCTATGGCGCCACCAGCATCGGTGTTGTGGCCAATATCACGGCGCCGAACGACAAAGAGCGCAACCTGCTGGGCTTTATCTCCTACGGCTATGCCTTGCAGCTGCTGCGCCTGGGGCGGGTTGATGAGTACCTGCTGTTTATGTACGCCCATCGCTACCACGCCCACACCCCCGGCAGCTGGACTGCCGGCGAGGTGAGCGACATCACCGGCGGCATGCCGCTGTTTTGCATGCCGGCCCAGCTCACCATCCCATTGCTGCTGCGCTGGGCGCTGGTGTTTGACGACGGCCCCCAATTGCACCTGGCAAAGGCAGTACCCCATGCCTGGTGGCAAAGCGGCAAAACCGTTGCCTGTGAAGCCATTCCAACCCCCTGGGGCAAGGTGGGTTATCGCCTGCAACTGCATCTGGCTGAGGGGCGGCTGAGTGGCACGGTCACGCTGCCCCAAAAGCTGCCAGAGGTGCTGACCCTGACCCTTCGCTTGCCCAAAGGCCAGCGCTGGCAGCAGTTGCTGGTGGGCGGCCAGCCGGCCGAAGCCCTTGGCCAGGATTGCTTTGTTATTCGCGGCAAGGCGGGGCAGGTGTTGGCGATAGAGGGGCGCCTTGGCTAAGGGCGTGGCCCCTGCTGCTGGCGGCATAACTTTGCTACCCTGTGGTCTTTTCGTCAGCAGCAAAGGCAACAGAGATGACCTATCACATCGGTACCCCAGGTAAGCCCTGGGGCGAGCAGGAAAAGGCCCAGTGGCTGGCCGAGCGCCATCTGCAGCGCAGCTACCAGGACGAAGTCGTCAGTCAGGTTCAGGCCTTGGCCGGAGCCTTGGAGTTGGTGCAATACGGCGCCCTGAGTTACGACCCCGAGCGCTACCCGCTGCTGGCGCTCAAGTCCCCCAACTGGCAGCCGGGTAAACCCTATGTGCTGGTCACCGGTGGCATGCACGGCTACGAAACCTCCGGGGTGCAGGGGGCCATTGCCTTTGCCAGAGAAAAGGCCAGCCACTACGGCCAGCATTTCAATTTGCTGATCTGCCCCTGCATCAGCCCTTGGGGGTATGAGGTGATCAACCGCTGGAACCCGCTGGCGCTGGACCCTAACCGGTCTTTTATTGCTGACAGCCCGTCGGAAGAAGCGGCTGCTCTGCAAAAACTGGTTGCCGATATCGGGGCCGCATTTGTCTGCCATATCGACCTGCACGAAACCACCGACAGCGACGAGTCCGAGTTCCGCCCGGCCCTGGCGGCCCGCGACGGCAAGGTCTTTGAGCCCGGCACCATCCCCGATGGTTTTTACGTGGTGGACAACAGCGAGTCCCCGCAGCCGGCCTTTCAGCAGGCCATTGTCGAAGCGGTAGCCAAAGTAACCCACATTGCCCCGGCCGACCCGGACGGCACCATCATCGGCTCCAAAGTGGTGGCGCCCGGGGTGATTGAATACCCGCTGAAAAAGCTGGGCCTGTGCGCCAGCGTAACCACCGCCCCCTACACCTGCACCACCGAGGTGTACCCGGACAGCCCCAAGGCGACCCCGGCCATCTGCAACGCCGCCCAGGTGGCCGCCGTGTGCGGCGCCCTGGAGTTCCTGCTGGCCAGGTAATGCTCCCAAGGCCCGCCAAGCCGTGACTTCTGGCACATTGTTGCGCTGCTAGCGGGCCGATAACCTTGCCAGGCAACCTACCCAAAAGGAGCCTGTCATGGTACTTGAAATACTCAAACACACCCCGCTGTGGGTCTACGGATTGCTGTTGGGCTTGCTGTATCTTGGCGTGGCCCAAAGCCGCCCCCGCCAGCTTTCTTGCACCCGGGCCCTGATACTGCCCATGGTCATGGTGGTGCTCTCGGCCCTTGGCCTTATCAGCAGTTTTGGCGCTACGGCGCTGCACTTGGGGCTGTGGCTGGCGGGCCTGGCGGTAACGGCGCTGGTGGCGGGCGAGCTGTTCACGCTGGTCAAGGCGCGCTATCACGCCCACAGCGGCCAGTTTCATGTGGAAGGCAGTTGGTTGCCATTGCTGCTGATCCTCGGCATCTTCTTAACCAAGTACCTGGTGGGGGTACTGAGCGCGCTGCACAGCCAGTTGTTGGCCGAGCCGGCTGTGGTGGCCATACTCTGCCTGCTCTATGGGGTGCTAAGTGGCCTCTTTTTGGCAAGAGCCCGGCGCCTTTGGCGCCTGGCGCGCCAGCCGGAATAAATAGCCAGAGTGATGCTTAGTGTTTTTCCTCAGTCATGAGTTGACACATCTGGCGGAGCAATTGAAAATGCAAGTGGACCTGTCGTCTAATTTGGAAAGGCACCACTCTCTGAGTGGGATCCCGGTTCGATTCCGGGTAGGTAAAGAGCATTTTCAGCGAGTGTTTTTTACCTACCTTGGATTGGACAAATGTTAGAACAAGATAGACTTGATGTCTTTGCTGCCCAAACAGAGAACGTTAGAGCTTTGGAGCAGGCATGGAAGCACATTAACAAAACCATCAATGCTGCTTATTCTAGCGGCGATAATTCTACAGCCGAAATTCACACCAAACTTCTAGCTCAAGTCTACTGTGCATTTGCTGAAGCTGTATTCTCGAAAGTAATCCACACACCAGATGGACTGACCCTCGATGAGATTTCACAAGTAAAATCTCGAGGGAGGAAAAATATCGTGGATGCTTGGAAAAAGTGTGTAGAGCTATCTCTCCAAAAAGTTCAAGGTAAAAGTAGTGGTCATGTCGCTAACACGCGTCAGAAAATCGATTCATTGATAGACCATTATATTTATGACCCAAGCCTTCTGAGAAACAAGATTGCTCATGGTCAGTGGAAGGTCGCACTTAATTCAAACAACACTAAGGTCAATTCAGCTTTAACCACAAAGGTTCAGGCAATTTCTGTTGTTGACCTTTACCGGCATAAAGAGGCTTTTCAAAGTCTATTCCGCATCGTTGAAGACATTATCGAATCACCTAATAAAGCACACCATAGGGATTATTGGTCTCATATAACTGAGTTTGAAAAATCTCAGCGCAAGATGGCTAGTTGGACTATCGAAAAAAAGATTGCCGCATTAAAGGCAAAAAAGGAATGTTTTAAACACGCGAAAGGCATAATCAGTCAAGGCAGCCAGACACAGCAGAGTTGCGCCGCTGTTTGAAGCGTGATGGAGAATCGATGAGAATTGCCGCTGTAGCGCTGCTGGCGCTGTTACTTCAGGCTTGCGCCAGCACGCCGCCTCCCCTTAGCCAAGACCCGCAATGCGAGGCAGAATCTACCCTGGCCGGAGTGCTGGCGGGCATAAAATGGAATATCCGCAGCAAGGACTGGGATCAGGCCCGCAAGGACCGCAACTGGGCGCTGATGGCCCGCACCCTCTACCAAACCCAGAGCGAGCCTCGCCTCGCCGAAGGGCCCTTTCGCGACCTGGTCGAGCAGGTTCACGACCTGGATCTGACCAGCAGTTTCAAAGATGAAATGCTGGCCTACAGCAGCGTGGTGGCGGCCCAGTGCGAGCTTCGCCGCGAAGGGCGCATCAGCTGGCCACTGGCCAAGGTCAAGGCGCAGCTGCTGACCTGCCAGCCCCAGCATATCGTGGCCAGTACCCAGGCCTGCCTGAAAAAGGTACTGGCGGCCGACTAACCCCGTTTAGTTGCCAAAAAGCAGGCAGTCGGTGTCGCCTGCTGGGCAGGGTTTGGCACCCTCATCCACCGGCACTCCCTGGCGGTAATGCTCGGTGCTGTAGAGCACGCCGCCGCTGTAACGGCGCTGCTCGCCGTCAAGCTCCCCATCCTGGTAGCGGCTTACTTCTTCCAGCAGGCCATTGGCGGCAAAGCGGTAA from Gallaecimonas pentaromativorans harbors:
- a CDS encoding M14 family metallopeptidase, which encodes MTYHIGTPGKPWGEQEKAQWLAERHLQRSYQDEVVSQVQALAGALELVQYGALSYDPERYPLLALKSPNWQPGKPYVLVTGGMHGYETSGVQGAIAFAREKASHYGQHFNLLICPCISPWGYEVINRWNPLALDPNRSFIADSPSEEAAALQKLVADIGAAFVCHIDLHETTDSDESEFRPALAARDGKVFEPGTIPDGFYVVDNSESPQPAFQQAIVEAVAKVTHIAPADPDGTIIGSKVVAPGVIEYPLKKLGLCASVTTAPYTCTTEVYPDSPKATPAICNAAQVAAVCGALEFLLAR
- a CDS encoding DUF6622 family protein; the encoded protein is MVLEILKHTPLWVYGLLLGLLYLGVAQSRPRQLSCTRALILPMVMVVLSALGLISSFGATALHLGLWLAGLAVTALVAGELFTLVKARYHAHSGQFHVEGSWLPLLLILGIFLTKYLVGVLSALHSQLLAEPAVVAILCLLYGVLSGLFLARARRLWRLARQPE
- a CDS encoding Tat pathway signal protein — encoded protein: MDRRHFLQSMAAATAALAVMDAKATPAPLWAAVKTAPLADVDLSGYSLVCHFDEQGKRWAVYEDWQRQDGALVFSQGQQALVLTKRLEATFAGDTPPYLGMALSKVALSDADLLADALLANGEPDETAVRTVAPPLASKLNPADYGGRLPWNSFVGTRQCNDTMMVYPNGRTRTYHPRQVLKGAGSDELAAKRFEGLVGGWMPAVHKVVPLGDGRYYELLVFADVDATDTFIAQTWHRSALMEKGKVLEVHYAHSYPAYPPRREPPPAADFYRALLRFAGYWQQQLADMAPCQLPDPSWSDMARFAFARELVVRPGGTYPKYGAVDRDYYGPEYDGFQDTFTSSLYANLEWGRFAQASAVLDQYFSDFVYEDGMINMRGPETGQFGLTLSLLARYFQLTGDKALLQKHRGKIAATAALLLELHDAALALPKTAPGYGLIHGWNESDACLFEDPSIWWKPYYANSAMTVRGLVDIAAIWPQLGGEPALAARWRQRAATLKARLETSIRANIRHDMSPPYIGPLPGVALTFRQALAQQQPSEQGWPHRVYAELLHADVLPADLANLVIDCMRAYGATSIGVVANITAPNDKERNLLGFISYGYALQLLRLGRVDEYLLFMYAHRYHAHTPGSWTAGEVSDITGGMPLFCMPAQLTIPLLLRWALVFDDGPQLHLAKAVPHAWWQSGKTVACEAIPTPWGKVGYRLQLHLAEGRLSGTVTLPQKLPEVLTLTLRLPKGQRWQQLLVGGQPAEALGQDCFVIRGKAGQVLAIEGRLG
- a CDS encoding S9 family peptidase — protein: MSNALTLERIFSAPGLSGAALRAPAFSPDGRLVTFLQGRDNDPSRLDLWAYDIASGTLRLLVDADQLHQGDESLSDEEKARRERQRLFASGIVEYHWSHDGKALLFPLAGNLYYYPLGGQARQLTDSAAFDLDAKFSPDDTQVAFVRDQNLWVLDLASGQVRPLTQDGAGPIKNGMAEFVAQEEMARLSGYWWSPDSRQIAFLQVDESPVPEVTRNEIYAERIELIQQRYPAAGDANVRVKLGVLSVESGSVTWLDLGSDEDIYIARVDWSQDPNLLTYQWQNRNQQRLELRGVDLATGHTRLLLAESADTWVNLHDDLRFLKADNSLLWASERSGFKHLYHLKDGELAPLTQGQWQLDAVKVVDEASGWVYFSGWLSDPKERQLYRARLDGSSASPELVSKEAGWHEVTFSPDAGHYLDLYSRFDQPPQVALHDASGQRLAYLVENRLDERHPLSPYLGQWTAPQYGTLAAEDGQTLHYQVFKPSTPMPPKGYPAIVRVYGGPHAQLVVNAWSEANLWTQYMVQRGYVVFQLDNRGSFNRGKAFEDAIYQQLAVAELADQVQGAQWLKAQDFVDGSRVGIYGHSYGGFMTLMAMFRSGHTFAAGVSGAPVTDWYLYDSHYTERYLNTPQANGAGYERSAVFPYTQGLAGELLIYHGMADDNVLFSNTTKLANQLQQQGKLFELMAYPGAKHSLYGRETRIHMYKTISHFFDRTLGRGLISAPNL